A single window of Candidatus Chlorobium masyuteum DNA harbors:
- a CDS encoding permease: MESPEQQPRKADGKENLKWVASVVAVALLWMLMYSNLEWFADFALQLAGMSRANPLGEALYFFIYEVPKVLLLLTAVVFVMGVVHTFISAERTRALLSGKRTGVGNVMAASLGIVTPFCSCSAVPLFIGFLQAGVPLGVTFSFLISAPMINEVALALLFGMFGWKVALLYSGMGLAVAIIAGIVIGKLKMERFLEEWVQKLQENRVSPEMEVEVMSPAFRIREGVRHVREIVGKVWLYIVLGVGLGAGIHGYVPENFMAALMGKSVWWSVPVAVLIGVPMYSNAAGILPVVQALIGKGAALGTVMAFMMSVIALSAPEMIILRKVLKPQLIAVFAGIVAAGIMMVGFVFNVIL, from the coding sequence ATGGAAAGCCCTGAACAACAACCCCGCAAAGCCGACGGCAAAGAAAACCTGAAATGGGTTGCCTCTGTAGTTGCTGTTGCACTCCTCTGGATGCTGATGTACAGTAATCTGGAGTGGTTTGCCGATTTCGCGCTCCAACTTGCGGGAATGAGCAGGGCTAACCCTCTTGGAGAGGCGCTCTACTTTTTTATCTATGAGGTACCCAAAGTGCTGCTGCTCCTTACGGCAGTGGTGTTTGTGATGGGCGTTGTACACACATTTATCTCTGCAGAGAGGACCAGGGCACTGCTTTCGGGAAAGCGTACCGGGGTCGGCAACGTTATGGCCGCCTCGCTCGGCATTGTCACCCCCTTCTGTTCATGCTCGGCAGTACCGCTCTTTATCGGCTTTCTCCAGGCGGGAGTACCGCTCGGGGTAACCTTCTCGTTCCTGATCTCTGCACCGATGATTAATGAGGTGGCCCTTGCGCTCCTCTTTGGCATGTTCGGGTGGAAGGTCGCCCTTCTCTACTCCGGAATGGGTCTTGCTGTTGCCATCATTGCAGGCATAGTGATCGGCAAGCTCAAAATGGAGCGCTTTCTGGAGGAGTGGGTACAGAAACTTCAGGAGAACAGGGTGTCCCCGGAGATGGAAGTTGAAGTAATGAGCCCCGCCTTTCGTATCAGGGAGGGAGTGCGTCATGTTCGGGAGATAGTCGGCAAAGTGTGGCTCTATATTGTGCTCGGTGTCGGTCTCGGAGCGGGCATTCATGGTTACGTACCCGAGAATTTCATGGCTGCACTGATGGGTAAAAGCGTCTGGTGGTCGGTTCCTGTTGCCGTGCTGATCGGCGTACCGATGTACTCCAATGCGGCGGGTATTCTGCCTGTTGTGCAGGCTCTGATCGGTAAAGGTGCTGCTCTCGGTACGGTAATGGCCTTCATGATGAGTGTCATCGCCCTCTCGGCTCCAGAGATGATCATTCTGCGCAAGGTATTGAAGCCTCAACTGATTGCGGTGTTCGCCGGTATTGTTGCTGCCGGGATTATGATGGTGGGGTTTGTGTTTAACGTGATCCTTTAG
- a CDS encoding TonB-dependent receptor plug domain-containing protein: MKKVTLLFFLLATPELTHAAPAPSDSTSFGSKVFSAGLITVTGKKGDGKEKVTAAEMAQHDKKNITQAVGLLPGITKGGVGARNEGMIYVRGFDMRQVPLYLDGIPLYVPYDGYIDPNRFTTFDLSEITVSKGYSSVLFGPNTLGGAINMVSRKPAGKFEGTLKSGMTTGDNRIASKFASLNLGSNQGSWYVQTALSTLDTKFWPLSGSFAPTKYEDGDARDNSPTKDFKGSVKVGYTPNSGDEYSLTVDTQHAVKGIPVYTGINPSQAVRYWRFSDWDKSSIYLITRKTLGAKSYLKTRSYFDNYYNALKSYDDGSYTTQKTAKAFSSRYDDKTFGASVESGSELFEGNTLKVALHDKYDMHNEIGNTGDIPKNYEDNTFSLAAENSWKASEDITVIVGVRHDNRQTKKAEDLVNNVITSFPLEDNHATNYQLAVVGHLDDHQEVTASVARTTRFPTLKDRYSYKLGNALPNPALNPEMSVNYVVDYSIRPLEKLKIKSSVFVSRLSDVIQQVDNVAFVNNKWVYQSQNSGKATYSGFECSVDWLPVSWLKSVVDYSYIDRKNNTNPSLHFTDVPKHKISGYLQFFLNRSSWAMLETEYNSQRFSTSDGKYGATPYGLLNVRANTALTPAFTVQAAVENLFDRNYAIAEGYPEPGRQGVLSITYSL; the protein is encoded by the coding sequence ATGAAAAAAGTCACACTACTTTTCTTTCTTCTTGCAACTCCGGAGCTGACTCATGCTGCTCCTGCACCATCAGACTCAACATCGTTCGGTTCAAAAGTTTTTTCTGCCGGATTAATTACCGTCACAGGAAAAAAAGGCGATGGTAAAGAAAAGGTAACAGCCGCGGAAATGGCACAGCACGACAAAAAAAACATTACACAGGCAGTTGGTCTGCTACCGGGAATAACCAAAGGAGGTGTCGGGGCAAGAAATGAGGGGATGATTTATGTCCGGGGATTTGATATGCGACAGGTGCCCCTCTATCTGGATGGCATTCCGCTTTATGTTCCCTATGACGGCTATATCGATCCCAACCGGTTTACAACGTTTGATCTGTCGGAAATTACCGTTTCAAAAGGTTACTCCTCCGTGCTGTTCGGGCCAAATACACTTGGCGGAGCCATCAACATGGTAAGCCGCAAACCGGCAGGGAAATTCGAAGGCACATTGAAAAGCGGAATGACAACCGGCGATAACCGGATTGCATCGAAATTTGCATCCCTGAATCTTGGCTCCAATCAGGGAAGCTGGTATGTTCAGACCGCTCTTTCAACCCTCGACACCAAATTCTGGCCGCTGTCAGGATCGTTTGCTCCGACTAAATATGAAGATGGCGATGCAAGAGACAATTCACCTACCAAAGACTTCAAGGGCTCGGTTAAGGTCGGATACACTCCGAACAGCGGTGATGAATATTCACTGACGGTTGACACCCAGCACGCGGTCAAGGGAATTCCTGTCTATACCGGGATAAACCCGTCACAGGCTGTCCGGTACTGGAGATTTTCCGACTGGGATAAATCAAGCATCTACCTGATCACCCGCAAGACTCTGGGAGCGAAGAGTTATCTGAAAACAAGGAGCTATTTCGACAACTATTACAATGCACTGAAAAGTTATGATGATGGCTCGTATACGACCCAAAAAACTGCCAAAGCATTTTCGAGCCGTTATGACGACAAAACTTTTGGTGCATCGGTCGAATCAGGCAGTGAGCTCTTCGAGGGCAACACACTGAAAGTTGCCTTGCATGACAAGTATGATATGCATAATGAAATCGGCAATACCGGCGACATACCGAAAAATTATGAAGACAACACCTTCTCCCTTGCGGCAGAAAACAGCTGGAAAGCCTCGGAGGATATCACGGTCATTGTCGGGGTGCGGCATGACAATCGCCAGACAAAAAAAGCCGAGGATCTGGTAAACAATGTTATTACCTCATTTCCTCTTGAGGATAACCATGCCACAAACTACCAGCTCGCTGTTGTCGGTCACCTTGATGATCACCAGGAAGTGACCGCTTCAGTGGCAAGAACAACCAGATTTCCGACGCTTAAAGACCGCTACTCGTATAAGCTCGGAAATGCGCTTCCAAATCCGGCTCTGAATCCTGAAATGAGTGTGAACTATGTTGTCGACTACAGCATACGGCCGCTTGAGAAGCTGAAAATAAAGAGCTCGGTATTTGTGAGCAGGCTGAGTGATGTCATTCAGCAGGTGGATAATGTTGCCTTTGTCAACAACAAATGGGTTTATCAGTCACAAAACTCAGGGAAGGCAACCTATAGCGGATTTGAATGCTCCGTTGACTGGCTGCCGGTTTCATGGTTAAAAAGTGTTGTCGATTACAGCTATATCGACCGAAAAAACAACACCAACCCTTCATTGCATTTTACCGATGTGCCAAAGCACAAGATTTCAGGATATCTCCAGTTTTTCCTGAACAGAAGCAGTTGGGCCATGCTTGAGACCGAATATAACTCACAACGGTTCAGCACCAGTGACGGAAAGTATGGCGCCACTCCCTATGGCTTACTCAATGTGCGGGCAAATACCGCTCTTACTCCGGCGTTCACCGTTCAGGCGGCAGTTGAAAATCTATTTGACCGCAACTATGCCATTGCAGAAGGATATCCGGAGCCCGGCCGTCAGGGTGTGCTTTCAATTACCTACTCGTTATAG
- a CDS encoding 4Fe-4S dicluster domain-containing protein: MSEHELDLAALSKVGMMRQKQPDYYVMRLKAVAGDMTAAQLACVAGVAEKFGKGFVHLSTRQGIEIHYVHRDNLETARLELQSAGIEMGACGPRVRVIVACPGEETCRWGSIDTKKIARELDTRYFKQETPSKFKLAVTGCSNNCTKANENDIGVRGAIEPKWVADHCNDCGLCISTCPVSAIERKDSDEGYSYVIDEKRCINCSVCTSLCPSNSWVIGRKGYTLYIGGTMGRVPRFASVLKKMVESEEELYLLIDKSIALYREKGRKKERFGHMIDRIGLDAVKEELLGKP, from the coding sequence ATGTCTGAACATGAGCTTGACCTGGCGGCTTTAAGCAAGGTTGGAATGATGCGCCAGAAGCAGCCTGATTATTATGTCATGCGGCTTAAAGCGGTTGCCGGTGATATGACAGCAGCTCAGCTTGCCTGTGTTGCCGGAGTTGCTGAAAAATTTGGCAAAGGGTTTGTGCATCTCTCCACCCGTCAGGGTATAGAAATCCATTACGTCCATCGAGACAACCTTGAAACTGCCCGGCTTGAACTCCAGAGTGCGGGTATCGAAATGGGAGCCTGCGGTCCGAGAGTCCGGGTGATTGTTGCCTGTCCTGGAGAGGAGACCTGCCGATGGGGTTCCATTGATACCAAAAAGATTGCACGGGAACTTGATACAAGATATTTCAAGCAGGAGACCCCCTCAAAATTCAAACTGGCGGTAACCGGATGCTCCAATAACTGCACCAAGGCCAATGAAAACGATATCGGCGTCAGGGGCGCCATCGAGCCAAAATGGGTGGCTGACCATTGCAACGACTGCGGGCTCTGCATTTCGACCTGTCCGGTAAGTGCCATTGAACGCAAGGATAGTGACGAAGGATATAGCTATGTCATAGATGAGAAGCGCTGCATCAACTGCAGTGTCTGCACCTCACTCTGCCCCTCGAACTCCTGGGTTATCGGCAGGAAAGGGTATACTCTCTATATCGGCGGGACCATGGGCAGAGTGCCCCGTTTCGCTTCTGTACTGAAAAAAATGGTTGAGAGCGAGGAGGAGCTTTATCTACTGATTGATAAATCCATAGCCCTCTACAGGGAGAAAGGGCGGAAAAAGGAACGCTTTGGCCATATGATTGACCGGATTGGTCTGGACGCCGTAAAGGAGGAGCTTCTTGGCAAACCCTGA
- a CDS encoding DUF3298 and DUF4163 domain-containing protein, producing the protein MKSFRYATFAVAASLFMTTLIFSPASCVERSGGKRELPLDYSMKRVEKSYSNRNSPEKYPTYCRASYPHFSGGANADSINLKVHSYIADSTGLRLDEAKGGAHSIEALSEAFLRGYEAFRIERASGEIPWQFDLNGAVLLNRSGILTLDITFYSFTGGAHGMSHTEYLVFDTNSGRRMGLADVFLPGYEVRLNELVDGRFRQLKGLSKTDPLDGEEGGLVENVIRFNKNFAVTDKGVLFLYNVYEIAPYVNGSTELSLTWRDLKPLLQPRFRNF; encoded by the coding sequence ATGAAAAGCTTCAGATATGCCACTTTTGCAGTTGCAGCTTCTCTGTTTATGACAACGCTCATCTTTTCTCCGGCATCTTGTGTCGAGCGTTCCGGCGGGAAGCGAGAGCTGCCGCTTGACTATTCGATGAAACGTGTTGAAAAGAGCTACAGTAATCGAAACAGTCCGGAAAAATATCCCACATACTGCCGTGCGAGCTATCCGCACTTCTCCGGCGGAGCGAATGCTGATTCGATCAACCTCAAGGTTCACTCCTATATTGCCGACAGCACGGGACTCCGACTCGATGAAGCGAAGGGAGGCGCGCACTCCATTGAAGCTCTTTCTGAAGCATTTCTTCGAGGCTATGAAGCCTTTCGAATAGAGCGTGCTTCCGGAGAAATTCCCTGGCAGTTTGATCTCAATGGCGCCGTACTTCTGAACCGTTCCGGAATTCTGACGCTTGATATCACCTTTTACTCTTTTACCGGCGGTGCGCATGGCATGAGCCATACGGAATATCTGGTGTTCGATACAAATAGCGGCCGGCGTATGGGGCTTGCTGATGTTTTTCTTCCCGGCTACGAAGTCCGTCTCAACGAGCTGGTTGACGGCCGGTTCCGGCAGTTGAAAGGGCTTTCGAAAACCGACCCGCTTGATGGAGAGGAGGGTGGGCTGGTTGAGAATGTCATTCGCTTCAATAAAAACTTTGCGGTCACCGACAAGGGGGTGCTTTTTCTTTATAATGTCTATGAAATAGCACCCTACGTCAACGGCTCTACCGAACTCAGTCTCACCTGGCGTGACTTAAAGCCTCTTTTACAACCGAGGTTCAGAAACTTCTGA
- a CDS encoding ArsR/SmtB family transcription factor: MQRTLLTVDYSSEEEVIASLAKAISHPVRVKILQLLASQTCCFTGELTEIIPMAQSTISQHLKALLSAGLIRGEINPPKVKYCIDRENWQKASTLFGKFFIADREYNCDCG; encoded by the coding sequence ATGCAGAGAACGTTGTTGACTGTTGATTACAGTAGTGAGGAGGAGGTTATTGCCTCTCTTGCCAAGGCGATCAGCCACCCTGTGCGGGTAAAGATACTCCAACTGCTTGCCAGCCAGACCTGCTGCTTTACCGGCGAGTTGACGGAAATTATTCCCATGGCGCAGTCAACCATTTCGCAGCACCTCAAGGCGCTCCTGAGTGCGGGTCTTATCCGGGGCGAAATTAACCCCCCGAAGGTCAAATACTGTATTGACCGGGAGAACTGGCAGAAGGCATCAACGCTCTTTGGAAAGTTTTTCATTGCTGACAGGGAGTACAACTGTGACTGCGGTTGA
- a CDS encoding type III pantothenate kinase, with amino-acid sequence MINNPYGQPPFSDSLLLVVEIGNTTASFVVFNGEELLEVHKVPSETLSTPDDIDGVIKPLLLSYPELSDAALCSVVPALDPVVMSALQRRLGGRMVAVTSSLRLPFRLSYDAPETFGADRIALCALSRRLYPEDAVIALDIGTAITVDVLGSEGLYLGGLIMPGLDLMARALNERTARLPLVCMDTPTSLIGNSTAECIRNGIIWGCVSGIEGLIGKIKTLLREKSEAGEPKVIVTGGSAPLISGLLESDTLLEELAVLRGTRYLFTVNAE; translated from the coding sequence ATGATTAACAATCCTTACGGCCAACCGCCCTTTTCCGACAGCTTGCTGCTTGTTGTTGAAATTGGCAATACAACCGCTTCATTTGTGGTATTCAATGGTGAAGAGCTTCTTGAGGTGCACAAGGTGCCTTCGGAAACCCTCTCCACTCCTGATGATATCGACGGAGTGATTAAACCGCTTCTTCTCTCTTATCCAGAACTTTCAGATGCCGCGCTTTGCAGTGTTGTTCCCGCTCTCGATCCAGTGGTCATGAGCGCGCTTCAGCGCCGACTCGGGGGCAGAATGGTTGCTGTTACCTCTTCGCTCCGCTTACCCTTCAGGCTCTCTTATGATGCACCGGAAACTTTCGGCGCGGATCGTATAGCACTCTGTGCACTCAGTCGCAGGCTCTATCCCGAAGATGCGGTTATTGCCCTTGATATCGGTACCGCCATAACCGTCGATGTGCTTGGTTCTGAAGGGCTCTATCTCGGAGGTCTCATCATGCCCGGTCTTGACCTCATGGCCAGGGCTCTGAATGAACGGACGGCACGCCTTCCGCTTGTCTGTATGGACACCCCGACTTCGCTGATCGGGAACTCGACCGCAGAGTGTATCAGAAACGGGATTATCTGGGGGTGTGTATCGGGTATAGAGGGGCTGATCGGGAAGATTAAAACCCTTTTGCGAGAAAAGAGTGAAGCAGGGGAGCCGAAGGTGATTGTGACGGGCGGCAGCGCACCGCTGATTTCCGGACTGCTTGAATCTGATACGCTGCTTGAAGAGCTTGCCGTACTCAGAGGTACCCGTTATCTCTTTACCGTTAACGCCGAATAG
- the aroB gene encoding 3-dehydroquinate synthase, whose translation MSKIITGTPVTFGLGKLFKSHGLSRKTVVLFDANTRNLYGDRILKTLDEEGFQWIEMTVPAREASKSFNSAYRLFGKMIEADVDRSWNLLAVGGGVVGDLGGFIAASYYRGIPVIQLPTTLLAMTDSSIGGKVAINHPLGKNLIGFFHLPELVLIDPSYLATLPEREIYSGMAEVVKYGFISDLSFLTYIDNHFSDIIALKEPFLTKAVKTSAGIKAAVVKKDFRETGGLRATLNFGHTFAHGLEKLAEYRHLRHGEAVTIGMVCALFLSNTLGYLDAKSLEKGLSILGKFRFPRGVIRRRFLDIDSNSLLDNMLSDKKKLDKKLRFVLLKNLGEAFLLEATIEDSKVLTAISRAQGFYSALTVKR comes from the coding sequence GTGAGCAAAATAATTACAGGAACCCCGGTTACTTTCGGACTCGGCAAATTGTTCAAAAGCCACGGGCTTTCAAGGAAAACCGTTGTTCTGTTTGACGCAAATACACGCAACCTCTATGGCGACAGGATTCTGAAAACGCTTGATGAGGAGGGGTTTCAATGGATAGAGATGACTGTGCCTGCCCGTGAAGCATCAAAAAGCTTCAATTCAGCTTACCGCCTGTTCGGCAAAATGATCGAAGCGGATGTTGACCGGAGCTGGAACCTGCTGGCTGTTGGCGGAGGCGTCGTGGGTGATCTCGGGGGATTTATTGCCGCAAGCTACTACCGGGGCATCCCGGTTATCCAGCTACCTACAACCCTCCTGGCTATGACCGACAGTTCGATTGGAGGCAAGGTTGCCATCAATCACCCGCTAGGCAAAAACCTGATCGGATTCTTCCATCTGCCTGAGCTGGTGCTGATTGACCCCTCATACCTTGCAACCCTGCCGGAACGGGAGATCTATTCAGGCATGGCGGAGGTGGTCAAATACGGCTTTATCTCTGATCTCTCATTTCTCACCTATATCGATAACCATTTCAGTGATATTATCGCACTCAAGGAGCCATTCCTCACCAAGGCGGTTAAAACCAGTGCCGGTATCAAGGCTGCGGTTGTCAAAAAAGATTTCAGGGAGACCGGTGGACTTCGGGCCACGCTGAACTTCGGTCACACCTTTGCCCACGGGCTTGAAAAGCTCGCAGAGTACCGTCACCTGCGCCACGGCGAAGCGGTCACCATCGGTATGGTCTGTGCGCTCTTTTTATCCAATACACTCGGCTATCTTGATGCGAAGTCGCTTGAAAAGGGGCTCTCAATACTCGGGAAATTCCGGTTTCCAAGGGGTGTGATCAGACGACGTTTTCTTGACATCGACAGCAATTCGCTGCTTGATAACATGCTCTCCGACAAGAAAAAACTGGATAAAAAGCTCCGTTTTGTGCTGCTGAAAAATCTCGGAGAGGCGTTTCTTCTGGAGGCAACCATTGAGGATAGTAAGGTACTCACAGCAATCAGCAGGGCTCAGGGCTTCTATTCGGCGTTAACGGTAAAGAGATAA
- a CDS encoding porin, whose translation MKKMLSLAAMFAVLSYASPASAELKISGDASTRLRDDFGKAKTAAGVTTNTQDQYFQYRVRLKPSADLGDGYFFKGLIQNEGVAGGWQTIAASNTERNSLEVSQFYFGRNLENSHYSLGRLPLGSLDNPILDLTLYAIPGTGPQGSKLYAVDTPISTNHFDRLFGFNYGVKLGGGELNAVLVNFDNLSSTATVNKGLLNDGYGITANYKTTLGDVTVVPQAYYTITRISDGRRPYSFGGQAFIPVGKSKVALSGFYTADKNTYQATNWDYSGYIFRVKGESGPVTAWVDYNRTKDKSAATTVDYDNLFVWGSYKVNVHEAATGTFSITPTLRYRASGSQAVGASKATNDLLRTEVYATVTF comes from the coding sequence ATGAAAAAAATGTTATCTCTTGCCGCCATGTTTGCTGTACTGTCGTACGCATCACCGGCATCGGCAGAACTGAAAATAAGCGGTGACGCTTCAACCCGTCTGAGAGACGACTTCGGCAAGGCCAAAACAGCTGCAGGCGTTACAACCAATACGCAGGACCAGTATTTCCAGTATCGTGTTCGACTGAAACCCTCTGCCGATCTTGGTGATGGTTACTTCTTCAAGGGCTTGATTCAGAATGAAGGTGTTGCCGGCGGCTGGCAGACTATTGCAGCATCCAATACCGAGCGCAACAGCCTTGAGGTTTCACAGTTCTACTTTGGACGCAATCTTGAAAACAGCCATTATTCTCTTGGCCGCCTTCCGCTTGGAAGTCTTGATAACCCGATTCTGGATCTGACGCTTTACGCTATCCCGGGAACCGGCCCACAGGGTTCAAAATTATATGCTGTGGATACACCGATCTCCACAAACCACTTTGACCGTCTTTTTGGATTCAACTACGGGGTTAAGCTCGGTGGAGGCGAACTCAATGCTGTTCTTGTCAACTTTGACAACCTTTCATCGACGGCTACAGTCAATAAGGGGCTTTTGAATGACGGCTATGGTATCACTGCGAACTACAAAACCACACTGGGCGATGTAACCGTGGTTCCGCAGGCGTACTATACGATTACCCGCATATCGGATGGTCGCAGGCCATACTCCTTTGGTGGACAGGCCTTCATTCCGGTCGGGAAATCCAAAGTTGCACTCAGCGGTTTCTATACTGCCGACAAGAACACCTACCAGGCCACTAACTGGGATTACAGCGGCTATATCTTCAGGGTCAAGGGAGAGTCCGGTCCTGTTACGGCATGGGTTGACTACAACAGAACCAAAGACAAGTCTGCTGCAACCACGGTTGATTACGACAACCTCTTTGTCTGGGGATCATACAAGGTTAACGTGCATGAAGCGGCTACCGGAACTTTCAGCATCACGCCTACCCTTCGCTACCGTGCAAGCGGATCGCAGGCCGTCGGTGCCTCAAAGGCGACGAATGATCTGCTCCGGACAGAAGTTTATGCAACCGTAACCTTCTAA
- a CDS encoding sulfurtransferase TusA family protein, producing MANPEITKTLDVQGISCPVNAVRVRAAVAELKGDELLEVLVDEGEAVQRVARTLKDCGHRIVKVENRGEGVSVIVGKKQ from the coding sequence TTGGCAAACCCTGAAATAACAAAAACCCTTGATGTGCAGGGGATCTCCTGCCCGGTCAATGCAGTTCGCGTCAGGGCTGCCGTTGCAGAATTGAAGGGTGATGAACTGCTTGAGGTGCTCGTAGATGAAGGGGAAGCGGTTCAGCGCGTTGCCCGCACACTCAAGGATTGCGGCCACCGGATCGTCAAGGTTGAAAATCGTGGCGAAGGCGTGAGCGTGATTGTCGGCAAAAAACAATAG
- a CDS encoding glutamine amidotransferase, with amino-acid sequence MQKLYIIKTGTTFASTLETLGDFEEWINNALGMIPVPVEVVDAAGGSALPLPDTCSGVIVTGSHAMVTDNLAWSLRLEAWIPLLVEASVPFLGICYGHQLLGRAMDGVVGYHPLGSEIGTVDIMLASEALHDPLFNALPDRFAAHATHAQSVLTLPPGAVSLASSQHDPFHAFRVGRAAWGVQFHPEYSAAVMQTYIAAQAESLRKSGRNVEQLLHDAAETPHARKVLTNFASMLHRSNNYRSASLTAKTG; translated from the coding sequence ATGCAGAAACTTTACATCATCAAAACAGGTACAACTTTTGCCTCAACCCTTGAAACACTCGGTGATTTCGAAGAGTGGATCAACAATGCGCTTGGCATGATTCCTGTTCCGGTTGAAGTTGTTGATGCAGCAGGGGGGAGCGCACTTCCTTTACCCGATACATGCAGTGGTGTCATTGTGACCGGATCACATGCAATGGTTACCGATAACCTGGCCTGGAGTCTCCGGCTTGAAGCATGGATTCCCCTGCTTGTAGAAGCTTCGGTCCCTTTTCTCGGGATCTGTTACGGCCATCAGCTGCTTGGTCGCGCCATGGACGGAGTGGTCGGTTATCACCCCCTCGGCAGTGAGATCGGTACGGTTGACATTATGCTTGCTTCTGAAGCTCTCCATGATCCGCTTTTCAATGCTCTGCCTGATCGTTTTGCCGCCCATGCCACGCATGCGCAAAGTGTGCTGACTCTTCCGCCGGGAGCGGTCTCACTTGCATCCAGTCAGCACGATCCCTTTCATGCATTCCGGGTCGGAAGGGCCGCCTGGGGCGTGCAGTTTCATCCGGAATACAGCGCTGCGGTCATGCAGACTTATATTGCCGCACAGGCAGAGAGTCTAAGGAAATCGGGGCGGAATGTTGAGCAGTTGCTTCATGATGCAGCCGAGACTCCTCACGCCCGGAAGGTGTTGACCAATTTTGCTTCAATGCTGCATCGCAGCAATAATTACCGGAGTGCTTCATTAACCGCAAAAACGGGGTGA
- a CDS encoding molybdopterin-dependent oxidoreductase, whose product MKKFEILSHAVVLSLLLLTFSPFSAHAKAVWRESEAVRVSGLVEKPFTITIESLKKMNVSERKNAAIVCVSGETRQTMQSFKGVLLRDILDTAKIVMPNSRERGEYQILVRSSDSYNVLFSYDELYFGAAGDDILLVFEEDGKPIEKEGRFVLFCLSDKVTGPRLVKWVDRIEVSKINLAPSTAQCK is encoded by the coding sequence ATGAAAAAATTCGAAATCTTGTCACATGCAGTTGTTCTCTCTCTTTTACTCTTAACATTTTCTCCTTTTTCTGCCCATGCAAAGGCAGTGTGGCGTGAATCTGAAGCGGTCAGGGTTTCAGGGCTGGTGGAAAAGCCATTCACCATTACTATCGAAAGTCTAAAAAAAATGAATGTTTCTGAACGCAAGAACGCTGCAATTGTTTGCGTTTCCGGTGAAACCCGCCAGACCATGCAATCGTTCAAGGGGGTGCTTCTTCGTGACATTCTTGATACAGCGAAAATTGTGATGCCGAACTCCCGCGAGCGTGGTGAGTACCAGATTCTTGTCCGTTCGTCGGACAGTTACAATGTTCTGTTTTCCTATGACGAACTTTATTTTGGTGCAGCAGGCGACGACATTCTGCTGGTATTTGAAGAGGATGGCAAACCTATTGAAAAAGAGGGCCGTTTTGTACTCTTCTGTCTCAGCGACAAGGTAACCGGACCCCGTCTCGTAAAATGGGTGGACAGAATTGAGGTTTCAAAAATCAATCTCGCTCCATCGACTGCACAGTGCAAGTAA
- a CDS encoding thioredoxin family protein, producing MKKVKILGSGCASCNQLVDAVKAVIAAEGIDASVEKVEDIQQIMAYNVISTPALVVDEVVVCKGRIPSREEIKEMLNEKAKGCCCGTHGSHEKKSGGCC from the coding sequence ATGAAAAAGGTAAAAATACTTGGAAGCGGCTGTGCAAGCTGCAATCAACTTGTTGATGCTGTAAAGGCTGTTATTGCCGCTGAGGGCATTGATGCTTCGGTTGAAAAGGTTGAGGATATTCAGCAGATCATGGCCTACAACGTCATTTCGACACCGGCGCTTGTTGTTGATGAAGTTGTTGTCTGCAAGGGCAGAATTCCATCCCGTGAAGAGATCAAGGAGATGCTCAACGAAAAAGCGAAAGGTTGCTGCTGCGGAACCCATGGCAGCCATGAGAAAAAGAGCGGCGGCTGCTGTTAA
- a CDS encoding shikimate kinase → MTKNYSLIFLTGFSGSGKSTIGPLLANSLGYEFVDLDQTIEKRAGKAITRIFSEEGEACFRELELQTLQELVNQTNLVISLGGGVLENERSYALVKESGTLVYLKSSPKTLARRLCNKTDRPLLKGENDRKLSRDEIEEKISSILLGRETRYESANIHVLTDIKRIGSTVEELTRKIERYIRKASATKNDQ, encoded by the coding sequence GTGACAAAAAACTACTCACTAATCTTTTTAACCGGGTTCAGCGGTTCAGGAAAATCCACGATCGGACCACTCCTTGCCAATTCTCTCGGCTATGAGTTTGTTGATCTCGATCAGACCATCGAAAAAAGGGCAGGAAAAGCCATTACCCGGATTTTCAGTGAGGAGGGTGAAGCCTGCTTCAGAGAGCTTGAACTGCAAACGCTGCAGGAACTTGTCAATCAAACAAATCTTGTCATCTCACTCGGAGGCGGTGTCCTTGAAAACGAACGCTCCTATGCTCTTGTCAAGGAGTCAGGAACTCTGGTCTACCTGAAATCATCACCAAAAACGCTCGCAAGAAGACTCTGCAATAAAACTGACCGCCCTCTGCTGAAAGGCGAGAACGACAGGAAGCTCTCACGGGACGAGATTGAGGAAAAAATCAGCTCCATCCTTCTTGGACGTGAAACGCGTTATGAGAGTGCGAATATACATGTGCTTACCGATATAAAACGGATCGGGTCAACCGTTGAAGAGCTGACCCGCAAAATAGAGCGGTATATACGCAAAGCATCCGCAACCAAGAATGATCAATAG